One genomic segment of Esox lucius isolate fEsoLuc1 chromosome 15, fEsoLuc1.pri, whole genome shotgun sequence includes these proteins:
- the c9orf72 gene encoding guanine nucleotide exchange C9orf72 homolog encodes MSSGPPQSPAVAKTEVTVEGECPLLAATFAYWDNILGPRVRHIWAPRCEQPLLLSDGEVTFLANHTLNGEILRSAECGAVDVKFFVLAEKGVIIVSLIFDGELKGDKNTCALSIILPQTELAFYLPLHTVCVERLKHIIRKGRIWMQKGYNIISVLTSEIVPIMELLSSMKTHSVPEDIDIKDTILNDDDIGDSCHEDFLHKAISSHLQTCGCSMVVGSNSDKVNKIVRTLCLFLTPAERKCSRLCKADSSFKYDTGLFVQGLLKDSMGSFVLPFRQVLYSPYPTTHIDVDINTVKQMPPCHEHTYNQRRYMRSELSALWKAASEEDIAPDTVIHTDEFFTPDLNIFQDVMHRDTLVKSFLDEVFMLKPGLNLRSTYLAQFLLILHRKALTLLKYIEDETQKGKKPFRSLRSLKTDLDLMVEGDLNIIMALAEKLRAGLHSFVFGKPFYTSVHERDVLMSF; translated from the exons ATGTCTTCCGGCCCACCTCAGTCACCTGCGGTGGCTAAGACAGAGGTAACTGTCGAAGGAGAATGTCCGCTCCTTGCTGCAACCTTTGCCTACTGGGACAACATCCTCGGCCCACGGGTACGCCACATCTGGGCTCCCCGGTGTGAGCAACCACTGTTGCTAAGTGATGGTGAGGTCACCTTCCTGGCCAATCACACATTGAATGGGGAGATTCTTCGCAGTGCAGAGTGTGGAGCGGTGGATGTCAAGTTCTTTGTCCTAGCTGAGAAGGGTGTTATCATCGTATCCCTCATATTTGATGGTGAACTGAAGGGGGACAAGAACACATGTGCCTTGTCCATCATCTTGCCACAGACAGAGCTGGCTTTCTACCTGCCCTTGCACACTGTCTGTGTGGAGAGGCTAAAACACATAATCCGCAAAGGACGCATCTGGATGCAGAAG GGATATAACATAATTTCTGTGCTGACGTCAGAGATTGTCCCCATTATGGAGCTGCTGTCCTCCATGAAGACACACAGTGTCCCAGAGGATATAGAT ATCAAGGATACTATCTTAAATGACGATGACATTGGAGACAGCTGCCATGAAGATTTCTTGCACAA GGCAATCAGTTCTCATCTTCAAACCTGTGGCTGCTCCATGGTAGTTGGAAGCAATTCAGACAAAGTCAACAAG ATAGTACGCACACTGTGCCTCTTCCTCACACCTGCTGAGAGGAAGTGCTCTCGGCTCTGTAAGGCTGACTCCTCTTTCAAGTACGACACAGGACTGTTTGTACAAGGTCTCCTCAAG GACTCCATGGGCAGCTTCGTCTTGCCCTTCCGCCAGGTGCTGTACTCACCCTACCCCACCACTCACATCGACGTGGACATCAACACGGTGAAGCAGATGCCGCCCTGCCATGAGCACACTTATAACCAGCGCCGCTACATGCGCTCTGAGCTCAGCGCCCTCTGGAAAGCAGCTAGTGAGGAGGACATTGCTCCTGACACTGTCATCCACACCGACGAGTTCTTCACCCCTGACCT AAATATCTTTCAGGACGTTATGCATAGAGACACCCTGGTGAAGTCATTTTTAGATGAG GTGTTCATGCTAAAGCCAGGCCTCAATCTGCGAAGTACTTACTTAGCCCAGTTCTTGCTCATACTTCACAGGAAAGCACTCACACTACTCAAATACATTGAAGATGAGAC ACAAAAGGGAAAGAAGCCTTTCCGCTCCTTGCGCAGCTTGAAGACAGACCTCGACTTGATGGTGGAAGGTGATCTGAATATCATCATGGCACTGGCTGAGAAGCTGAGGGCTGGATTGCACTCATTTGTATTTGGGAAGCCATTCTACACCAGTGTGCATGAGCGTGATGTGCTCATGAGCTTTTGA
- the lingo2b gene encoding leucine-rich repeat and immunoglobulin-like domain-containing nogo receptor-interacting protein 2b, translating into MLYSALYPLLGGALVLLLASCALGCPARCDCSAQTKSVSCHRKRLPTIPEGIPIETRVLDLSKNKLRSITPDNFSSFLQLEDLDLSDNLIGVVEPGSFKFQLSLRSLNFQSNLLQLVPAGVLSGLTNLTSLDLSHNRLVVLLDHGFQDLRRLMSLEVGDNELVFISQRAFTGLLGLQSLTLERCNLTVVPTEALGHLHSLVELRLRHLSIGSLKPYSFKRLPRLRHLEIDYWPLLEVFPALSLHGLNLTSLSVTNTNLSFFPGPALHNQPYLTHLNLSFSRIHHIQQGVLDQLPRLQELHLRGAQLAYIEPLAFVGLPALRMLDVSYNQLDSIERAVFSAPDMLQTLLIGGNPLVCDCRILWLLSGRKPPSLQLPDPQPECSAPERLHGKPLRDLKEPLVSRYVTCTKPRIGSNTTQLLLADEGQPVRLNCIADGAPRPSMAWVTPHRRYVTAKSTGRVIVHSDGTLEIKAAELHDSGVYLCVASNAAGNASLSASLAVKSLGISDRSLYANKSRLLADFNGTLANGTVLYNMTNPIDLKTIIISTAMGCLSFLGVVIFCFLLLFAWSRGKGRHKSNFDIEYVPRKSNGTAAEATETSGPRRVNMKMI; encoded by the coding sequence ATGCTTTACTCCGCCCTGTACCCTCTTTTGGGCGGGGCTCTGGTGCTCCTGCTGGCTAGCTGTGCCCTGGGCTGCCCTGCACGCTGCGATTGTTCTGCCCAGACTAAGTCAGTCAGCTGCCACCGCAAACGCCTGCCCACCATCCCTGAGGGCATTCCCATTGAGACCCGTGTTTTGGACCTGAGCAAGAACAAGCTGCGGAGCATCACCCCAGACAATTTCTCCTCATTCCTACAGCTGGAGGATCTGGACCTCAGCGATAACTTGATTGGGGTGGTCGAACCTGGCTCGTTTAAATTTCAGCTCTCTCTACGCTCACTAAACTTCCAAAGTAACCTCCTCCAGCTTGTGCCCGCCGGTGTGCTGTCCGGCCTGACCAATCTCACAAGCCTGGACCTCAGCCACAACCGGCTAGTGGTGCTGCTGGACCACGGCTTCCAGGACCTTCGGAGGCTGATGTCCCTGGAGGTGGGCGACAATGAGTTGGTGTTCATCTCCCAGAGGGCCTTCACTGGCCTGCTGGGCCTACAGAGCCTAACCTTGGAGCGTTGCAACTTGACTGTGGTGCCCACCGAAGCACTGGGGCACCTGCATAGCCTGGTGGAACTCCGCCTCCGCCACTTAAGCATTGGCTCGCTGAAGCCGTACTCATTCAAGAGACTTCCTCGCCTCCGTCACCTGGAGATAGATTATTGGCCTTTGTTGGAAGTCTTCCCTGCTCTGTCGTTACATGGTCTTAACCTCACATCTCTCTCAGTCACCAATACCAACCTGTCTTTCTTTCCCGGTCCTGCTCTGCACAACCAGCCCTACCTCACGCACCTTAACCTGTCCTTCTCCCGCATCCACCACATCCAGCAAGGGGTACTAGATCAGCTTCCGCGGCTACAGGAGTTGCACCTTCGAGGGGCTCAGCTGGCTTACATAGAACCACTTGCCTTCGTGGGCCTTCCAGCACTGCGTATGTTGGATGTATCATACAACCAGCTGGACTCCATAGAGCGAGCTGTGTTTTCAGCCCCTGACATGTTGCAGACACTTCTTATAGGGGGCAACCCACTGGTATGCGACTGCCGGATCTTATGGCTGCTGAGTGGGCGGAAGCCACCCTCGCTGCAGCTCCCTGACCCCCAGCCAGAGTGCAGTGCCCCTGAGCGCCTCCATGGGAAACCGCTACGGGACCTCAAAGAGCCACTAGTTTCACGGTACGTGACCTGCACGAAGCCCCGGATTGGGTCCAACACCACTCAGCTACTGTTAGCGGACGAAGGTCAACCTGTCCGGCTAAACTGCATAGCAGATGGGGCTCCTCGACCCTCCATGGCCTGGGTGACACCACACAGACGCTATGTCACGGCTAAGAGCACCGGGAGGGTAATAGTTCATAGCGATGGCACCCTGGAGATTAAGGCTGCAGAGCTGCATGATAGCGGCGTATACCTGTGTGTGGCCAGCAATGCGGCAGGCAATGCCAGCCTGTCAGCCTCATTGGCAGTAAAGAGCCTGGGCATCAGCGACAGATCACTCTATGCTAACAAGAGCAGACTGCTTGCAGACTTCAACGGAACCTTGGCCAACGGGACTGTTCTGTACAATATGACAAACCCCATAGACCTGAAAACCATCATCATCTCAACAGCTATGGGCTGCCTTTCCTTCCTCGGTGTGGTCATCTTCTGTTTCCTCCTCCTGTTTGCATGGAGTCGTGGGAAGGGACGGCACAAGAGCAATTTTGACATTGAATATGTTCCCCGCAAATCGAATGGGACAGCAGCTGAGGCTACGGAGACAAGTGGGCCCAGACGAGTCAACATGAAAATGATTTAA